One Desulfobulbus oligotrophicus DNA segment encodes these proteins:
- a CDS encoding heme ABC transporter ATP-binding protein has protein sequence MAQPYSDHQHHPLWSLTNINFSYGNQPVLHNISLQLEHGYCTGILGPNGCGKTTLLDLLAGLRTPNSGTITFRGQPLQLWPKKQLARLLSLVPQDFMVRFGFSVREVVEMGLHPHLHRFALPSQTDQMLIEATLQATGVAALADRPITQLSGGEKQRVAVARALAQQPEVLLLDEATSNLDIHHSLEILHLIRNRFHQQGLQVVAVMHDLNLAAFFCDQLIFLKNGKVVCQGPTNDVLTPATIESVYNVEAEVSVSTFTNSRQVSFRLPRSL, from the coding sequence ATGGCGCAGCCGTATTCTGATCACCAGCACCATCCGCTCTGGTCGCTGACCAACATCAACTTCAGCTACGGCAACCAGCCGGTGCTGCACAACATCAGTCTGCAGCTCGAACACGGCTACTGTACCGGTATCCTCGGGCCCAATGGCTGCGGCAAGACCACGCTGCTTGATCTTCTTGCCGGGCTGCGCACCCCGAATAGCGGCACCATCACCTTCCGGGGACAGCCGCTGCAGCTCTGGCCCAAAAAACAGCTGGCCCGCCTGCTGTCGCTGGTTCCGCAGGATTTCATGGTCCGGTTCGGCTTCTCGGTGCGTGAGGTTGTCGAGATGGGACTGCATCCCCACCTGCATCGCTTTGCCCTCCCGAGCCAAACTGATCAGATGCTCATTGAGGCAACGCTGCAGGCCACCGGTGTCGCCGCCCTGGCCGATCGCCCGATCACTCAACTCTCGGGCGGTGAAAAACAACGGGTGGCGGTGGCACGTGCCCTTGCGCAACAACCGGAGGTGCTTCTGCTTGATGAGGCAACGTCCAATCTCGACATACACCACAGCCTGGAGATCCTGCATCTTATCCGCAACCGTTTTCACCAGCAGGGGTTGCAGGTGGTGGCGGTGATGCACGACCTGAACCTGGCGGCCTTTTTCTGTGATCAGCTCATCTTTCTCAAAAACGGCAAGGTCGTCTGCCAGGGTCCAACCAACGATGTTCTCACACCGGCCACCATCGAATCCGTGTATAACGTCGAGGCGGAAGTCTCTGTCAGTACCTTTACCAACAGTCGGCAGGTCAGTTTCAGACTGCCGCGCTCTTTGTAA
- a CDS encoding ABC transporter substrate-binding protein, which translates to MQTRHLVTIIPCFLLLLLLLLPASQVFATSIMDSDKRTVVFSQPFKRIISLYPAHTTNLMELGLNREIIACGLNDNQLPGRPKIHFSDDPERLLALKPDLVLIRPMIHRGYPTLVRILEKNNVRVVSLQPTTKAELFDYWNALGRLTGREQEATAMIATFNKRLAAIRTSLQSVPQDKRKRVYFEAIHRQMKTFAPTSIAMFVLESAGGINVAADAKQVRETNIAAYGKERILAKADHIDLYLAQSGRMNPVSVDNIIKEPGFAAIKAVRENQVFLVDENMVSRPTMGLLDGIAFVRSLLYPDYGQEGIARL; encoded by the coding sequence ATGCAAACCAGACACCTTGTTACCATCATCCCCTGTTTCCTCCTGCTCCTGCTCCTGCTCCTGCCGGCTTCCCAGGTCTTTGCGACCTCGATTATGGACAGCGATAAACGGACCGTGGTCTTCTCGCAACCATTTAAACGGATCATCTCGCTCTATCCGGCCCACACCACCAATCTGATGGAACTCGGCCTGAACCGGGAGATCATTGCCTGCGGCTTAAACGACAACCAGCTGCCGGGCCGGCCGAAAATCCATTTTTCAGATGACCCGGAACGGTTACTTGCCCTCAAGCCGGACCTGGTCCTCATCCGGCCGATGATCCATCGCGGCTATCCCACCCTTGTCCGCATCCTGGAGAAAAACAATGTCCGGGTGGTCTCGCTGCAACCCACAACCAAAGCGGAACTCTTTGACTACTGGAATGCTCTGGGCCGACTCACCGGTCGTGAACAAGAGGCAACCGCCATGATTGCGACCTTTAACAAACGACTGGCCGCCATACGCACATCCCTGCAAAGCGTGCCGCAGGACAAACGTAAACGAGTCTACTTTGAGGCCATTCATCGCCAGATGAAGACCTTTGCCCCCACCTCAATCGCCATGTTTGTCCTTGAATCGGCAGGCGGCATCAATGTGGCCGCCGATGCCAAACAGGTACGTGAAACAAATATCGCGGCCTACGGCAAGGAGCGGATTCTCGCCAAGGCCGATCATATCGACCTCTACCTTGCCCAGAGCGGCCGGATGAACCCGGTGAGCGTCGATAACATCATCAAAGAACCAGGTTTTGCAGCCATTAAGGCAGTGCGTGAGAATCAGGTATTTCTTGTTGATGAAAACATGGTATCACGACCGACCATGGGGCTGCTGGACGGCATAGCCTTTGTCCGTTCCCTGCTCTATCCGGATTACGGTCAGGAAGGGATTGCCCGTTTATGA
- a CDS encoding DUF4388 domain-containing protein: MNNFFRLQSKKDAASQPGSHRSNETVSSPPPPAMQGDIGIIALENVFQLFDLAALTGKLEIESPTDCGIFYFRNGALIHGLLRINQRKIGQLLLEAQVITQEQLDECLHLHEQSSNRQRFGQLLIEKGYVKPGWLDKSLLTQVKEAFFATLSWQEGSFRFYPNQLPEKGATQFYTRIDHLLLEGMMAIDEHGAPDGGDDE; the protein is encoded by the coding sequence GTGAACAACTTTTTCAGATTACAGTCAAAAAAAGACGCGGCATCCCAACCGGGATCGCACAGAAGCAACGAGACCGTCAGCTCACCTCCTCCTCCGGCAATGCAGGGTGATATCGGTATTATTGCCCTGGAAAACGTCTTTCAACTCTTTGACCTCGCCGCCCTGACAGGCAAGCTTGAAATCGAATCACCCACTGACTGCGGTATCTTTTACTTTCGCAACGGTGCCCTCATTCACGGTCTGCTTCGTATCAACCAGCGAAAAATCGGCCAACTGCTGCTGGAAGCCCAGGTCATTACCCAGGAACAGCTCGACGAATGTCTGCACCTGCACGAGCAGTCCAGCAACCGGCAGCGCTTTGGGCAGCTGCTTATTGAAAAAGGGTATGTCAAACCCGGGTGGCTGGATAAATCTCTGCTGACCCAGGTCAAGGAAGCCTTTTTTGCGACCCTGTCCTGGCAGGAGGGCAGCTTTCGTTTCTATCCCAACCAGCTGCCGGAAAAGGGTGCCACCCAGTTTTATACCCGCATCGATCATCTTCTTCTCGAAGGCATGATGGCCATCGACGAACATGGTGCTCCGGACGGCGGCGATGACGAATAA
- a CDS encoding cobalt-precorrin-5B (C(1))-methyltransferase, whose translation MGAAGRKRPLRSGYTTGACAAAAAKAAVLGLLGTPGQTAVEVPFPDGSRHSFALCRVDSRADSALATVVKDAGDDPDVTNGAEIGARARWIEAGHLQPVILISGPGVGTVTKPGLPVPVGQPAINPVPRQMILAAVAEALDGSDQKHSLEVEIFVRDGEILAEKTLNRRLGVIGGLSILGTTGIVRPVSAKAWTDTIEASMQVARAVGLSEVILSTGRTSEAAVQRLLQLPEEAQVMMGDYLHYSLKAAQRHGFSCIHLAAMWAKMVKAALAVPQTHVRNGALETRHAAELLARLGLEKNSADELRLANTAREIYDRLMAQGRDDLVAAVCTQAKIQAEQWSGLPVHVYLVTSDQGVAHVTH comes from the coding sequence ATGGGCGCTGCAGGCAGAAAAAGACCGCTGCGCAGCGGGTACACGACCGGTGCCTGCGCAGCAGCCGCAGCCAAGGCAGCGGTTCTCGGTCTGTTGGGCACACCCGGACAAACTGCCGTGGAGGTCCCCTTTCCCGACGGCTCCCGGCACAGTTTTGCGCTCTGCCGGGTTGACAGCAGGGCGGACAGCGCACTGGCCACAGTGGTGAAAGATGCGGGCGATGATCCGGATGTTACCAACGGCGCTGAAATCGGGGCGCGGGCCCGCTGGATTGAAGCCGGTCACTTACAGCCGGTCATTCTGATAAGCGGCCCTGGTGTCGGCACTGTCACCAAGCCCGGCCTCCCGGTTCCTGTGGGCCAACCGGCCATTAACCCGGTCCCGCGGCAGATGATCCTTGCCGCAGTGGCGGAGGCCCTGGACGGATCAGACCAGAAGCACTCCCTGGAGGTGGAGATCTTTGTCCGTGACGGAGAGATCCTGGCTGAAAAGACCCTCAACCGGCGACTCGGGGTGATCGGCGGCCTCTCCATTCTCGGCACCACCGGTATTGTCCGCCCGGTATCAGCCAAGGCCTGGACCGACACCATCGAGGCCTCAATGCAGGTGGCGCGGGCAGTCGGTCTGTCTGAGGTGATCCTGTCCACCGGCCGCACCTCGGAAGCAGCGGTCCAGAGACTGTTGCAGTTGCCGGAAGAGGCCCAGGTGATGATGGGCGATTACCTGCACTACTCCTTAAAGGCTGCCCAGCGTCATGGCTTCTCTTGTATCCATCTCGCGGCTATGTGGGCCAAGATGGTGAAGGCTGCTCTGGCTGTACCGCAGACCCATGTTCGCAACGGTGCTCTGGAAACCCGCCATGCCGCCGAACTGCTGGCGCGCCTCGGCCTTGAGAAAAACAGCGCTGATGAGCTGCGCCTTGCCAACACTGCCCGCGAAATCTATGACCGTCTCATGGCACAGGGTCGGGACGATCTGGTTGCCGCCGTCTGCACACAGGCCAAAATCCAGGCAGAGCAGTGGTCCGGCCTGCCGGTGCATGTCTATCTGGTGACGTCTGATCAAGGAGTTGCACATGTCACGCATTGA
- a CDS encoding cobyrinate a,c-diamide synthase encodes MNCSGLLIAGTHSGCGKTTVTLGLMAALARRGLKVHPFKTGPDFIDPALHRMVTGRVSRNLDIRMCGEAFVRHTFAQHTSPDGIAVVEGVMGLFDGGEGSAATLAKTLGLPVLLVVDARSAAESVAAVVHGFNTLDPEIRLAGVICNRVGSARHQTMIADAMHTHCPVPVVGFLPRQATITLPSRHLGLYVDEDHPLSPQALDQLVSLIESHLDLGLVLRTAADCAAQPDTTWSAPPPVTDRPVQIGVARDAAFSFYYEDNLDLLRAAGAEPVFFSPLNDERLPSGITGLYLGGGYPELYAHRLSTNSNMLRQIRHFAEAGRPIYAESGGFLYLCQSITDQEGATHTLTGLYPFAAQVHSQLRRLGYRQVQVQTDCLLAPQGTELYGHEFHYSSITINDTTADTAFRLPDGRREGYRTCSDHTLAGFVHLHWGRTPAAASRFVRICQQVDAGTDAGLLLQAAAPTPQPL; translated from the coding sequence ATGAACTGTTCTGGCCTGCTCATCGCCGGTACCCATTCAGGGTGCGGCAAAACAACCGTTACCCTTGGCCTGATGGCTGCTTTGGCCCGCCGTGGGTTAAAAGTCCACCCTTTCAAGACCGGCCCCGACTTCATCGACCCTGCGCTGCACCGGATGGTCACCGGCCGGGTGTCACGCAACCTTGATATTCGTATGTGCGGAGAAGCCTTTGTGCGCCACACCTTTGCCCAACACACCTCCCCTGACGGTATCGCGGTGGTTGAGGGCGTCATGGGGCTTTTCGACGGTGGTGAAGGCTCGGCGGCAACGCTTGCAAAGACCCTCGGCCTGCCGGTCCTGCTGGTTGTTGATGCCCGTTCGGCAGCTGAAAGTGTAGCCGCTGTGGTACACGGGTTCAATACGCTGGATCCTGAAATCAGGTTGGCCGGGGTCATCTGCAACCGGGTCGGGTCTGCCAGACACCAGACAATGATCGCCGATGCCATGCACACACACTGCCCGGTCCCGGTGGTCGGGTTTCTGCCGCGTCAGGCAACCATCACCCTGCCCTCCCGTCACCTCGGTCTGTACGTGGATGAAGACCACCCGCTGTCACCCCAGGCTCTTGACCAGCTCGTCAGCCTCATCGAATCTCATCTCGACCTGGGGCTGGTCCTGCGGACTGCCGCAGACTGTGCAGCACAACCTGATACCACCTGGAGCGCCCCCCCACCGGTTACCGACAGGCCCGTACAAATCGGGGTGGCCAGGGATGCAGCCTTTTCATTTTACTATGAGGACAATCTGGATCTCCTCCGGGCCGCCGGTGCAGAACCGGTCTTTTTCAGTCCTCTCAACGATGAGCGACTCCCCTCCGGTATTACAGGACTTTATCTGGGCGGCGGGTATCCGGAGCTCTATGCCCACCGTCTCAGTACAAACAGCAATATGCTCAGGCAGATCCGCCACTTTGCCGAAGCCGGCAGACCGATCTATGCCGAGAGCGGTGGTTTTCTCTACCTCTGCCAATCAATCACCGACCAGGAAGGTGCCACCCATACCCTGACCGGACTCTATCCCTTTGCCGCACAGGTGCACTCTCAACTGCGCCGTCTGGGGTACCGCCAGGTTCAGGTACAGACCGACTGCCTGCTGGCACCACAGGGGACGGAACTGTACGGCCACGAGTTCCACTACTCAAGCATAACAATCAACGATACGACTGCAGACACGGCCTTCCGCTTGCCGGACGGCCGCCGGGAAGGGTATCGTACCTGCTCCGATCACACCCTGGCCGGTTTTGTCCACCTGCACTGGGGCCGCACCCCTGCGGCAGCAAGTCGATTTGTCCGGATATGTCAACAGGTTGACGCCGGCACAGACGCCGGACTCCTGCTGCAGGCTGCAGCTCCCACTCCTCAACCCCTCTAG
- a CDS encoding sirohydrochlorin cobaltochelatase yields the protein MHENKAIVLATFGTTVETALSGLLSIRRAMTEAFPQIPVRMAFTANQIRQIWQRRAQDPIYLNTHPEVPDEILKVQGVLAAIANLQDRGVDTLIVQSTHIVPAEEFHDLGAYVRGLTSISTMKPRWRPFKTIALGRPLLGSYHLQRPYADDIRRAAEALSDDAALARDKKAALVYMGHGNHFFPSGGLYLEFAARMRQLYPDVLTLIATAEGFPDLDDILTDLCHHGVQRVILKPFLLVAGEHAANDLAGPEEDSWLSRLTAQGFEVTPVLTGLSQCPALVQIFIDHAAEAAADAGVELH from the coding sequence ATGCATGAGAACAAAGCGATTGTCCTGGCCACGTTCGGCACAACAGTGGAAACAGCCCTTTCCGGACTGCTGTCCATTCGTCGGGCCATGACTGAGGCGTTTCCACAGATTCCGGTCAGGATGGCCTTTACAGCCAATCAGATCCGGCAGATCTGGCAGCGTCGTGCCCAGGACCCCATCTATCTGAACACGCATCCGGAAGTTCCCGACGAGATCCTTAAAGTCCAGGGTGTCCTGGCGGCCATAGCCAATCTCCAGGACCGGGGTGTCGACACTTTGATCGTCCAGTCGACCCACATTGTCCCGGCTGAGGAGTTCCACGACCTCGGCGCCTATGTTCGCGGACTGACCTCGATCAGTACCATGAAGCCGAGATGGCGACCTTTTAAAACCATTGCCCTGGGCCGACCGCTTTTGGGCAGCTATCACCTCCAACGCCCCTACGCCGACGACATCCGCCGGGCTGCTGAAGCATTATCCGACGACGCTGCCCTGGCTCGTGACAAAAAAGCCGCCCTCGTCTACATGGGCCACGGCAACCACTTCTTTCCCTCCGGTGGCCTGTATCTTGAATTTGCCGCCCGCATGCGTCAGCTGTATCCCGATGTGCTGACCCTGATTGCCACAGCGGAAGGTTTTCCCGATCTTGACGACATCCTCACCGATCTGTGCCACCATGGGGTTCAGCGGGTGATACTCAAGCCCTTTTTACTGGTTGCCGGTGAACACGCCGCCAACGATCTCGCCGGACCGGAAGAGGACTCCTGGCTGTCAAGGCTTACAGCACAGGGGTTTGAAGTCACGCCTGTGCTTACAGGGTTGAGCCAGTGTCCGGCTCTGGTACAGATATTTATAGACCATGCGGCAGAAGCCGCTGCCGATGCGGGAGTCGAGTTGCACTGA
- a CDS encoding FecCD family ABC transporter permease — protein sequence MTRPTMTAWLLPLVIAVMAAIAFSATLGFLQVSVSDVVAVLFARLSGQAPPADIDPVAATVITDVRLPRILASVLVGGLLGVSGAVFQAILLNPLADSYTLGISTGAAFGASLVIVLQIFGLSLPTSVTVPIFAFGGAVGTLAVVLFLASGDRRLSSTSLILAGVIVAAILSAAIGFLKFLADEQVGLIVFWLMGSLAGASWSSIVLLAPAALFGTLVAVYYSRDLNIMATGDRTATSLGVHAVRIRLSLLVVTSLMTALAVSVSGIIGFVGLIVPHMLRHLVGPDNRLLVPLAFFAGGLLLLVADTLTRAVLPTEVPIGVLTALLGGPFFCILFKRRQRDGAAVF from the coding sequence ATGACCAGACCAACCATGACAGCGTGGCTGCTGCCACTGGTCATAGCCGTGATGGCGGCAATTGCCTTCTCGGCAACCCTCGGTTTTCTCCAGGTCTCAGTTTCAGATGTGGTGGCTGTTCTCTTTGCCAGGCTGAGCGGTCAGGCACCGCCTGCAGATATCGACCCGGTTGCCGCCACGGTGATCACTGATGTCCGTCTGCCCCGCATACTGGCCTCCGTCCTGGTCGGCGGCCTGCTCGGTGTCAGCGGGGCCGTCTTTCAGGCCATTCTGCTCAACCCGCTTGCAGACTCGTACACCCTGGGCATCTCCACAGGAGCAGCCTTTGGAGCCTCGCTCGTCATTGTCTTGCAGATCTTCGGCCTTTCTCTACCCACCAGCGTGACTGTTCCGATCTTTGCCTTCGGCGGCGCCGTGGGCACCCTGGCCGTGGTTCTGTTTTTAGCATCCGGGGATCGACGACTCTCCTCCACAAGTCTTATTCTGGCCGGAGTCATTGTGGCGGCTATCTTGTCGGCAGCCATCGGTTTTCTGAAGTTCCTTGCCGATGAACAGGTCGGCCTGATCGTTTTCTGGCTCATGGGCAGCCTTGCCGGAGCCTCCTGGTCCAGTATCGTCCTGCTGGCACCCGCGGCCCTGTTCGGCACCCTGGTGGCTGTCTACTACAGTCGCGACCTCAACATCATGGCCACCGGCGACCGCACAGCCACTTCCCTCGGGGTGCATGCCGTGCGCATTCGGCTCTCCCTGCTCGTTGTGACCTCACTGATGACCGCGCTTGCTGTTTCGGTCTCCGGTATCATCGGCTTTGTCGGCCTGATCGTTCCGCATATGCTCCGCCACCTGGTCGGTCCGGACAATCGGCTCCTGGTGCCGCTGGCCTTTTTTGCCGGCGGCCTGCTTCTCCTGGTGGCCGACACCTTAACCCGGGCCGTGCTGCCGACGGAGGTGCCGATCGGCGTGTTGACCGCCCTGCTCGGCGGGCCGTTTTTCTGTATCCTTTTTAAGCGAAGGCAACGGGATGGCGCAGCCGTATTCTGA
- a CDS encoding helix-turn-helix domain-containing protein: MSDNEYAMTQKEAADFLDVSIKSITRYRKRGLPFKMILNPATGKQEVRFRRPDLEKWSDGRRLMATYARDAEPTAPPPPAPVASPAAADDSYLDELLQSYKNQIGLLRDQLEDMREQLARRDRQIDDLMRMMVGLQLEYKPMPLAPDEQPQDDRLSADRPSDLYEAIVLPADFTSLHTATPASPPPDRQEVWHPKKTFSREQLAASVQRLRQKGKSYEEIARALDQIQAAPPSGRLEWSASEVQSLLPPLVDNTLAMD; this comes from the coding sequence ATGAGCGACAACGAGTATGCGATGACCCAGAAAGAGGCTGCTGATTTCCTTGATGTTTCTATTAAGTCCATCACTCGCTACCGCAAGCGCGGTCTTCCCTTTAAGATGATACTCAACCCGGCCACCGGCAAACAGGAGGTCCGTTTTCGCCGACCGGATCTGGAAAAATGGAGCGACGGCCGCCGACTGATGGCCACCTATGCCCGGGACGCAGAGCCAACCGCTCCACCGCCCCCTGCCCCTGTTGCCTCACCAGCCGCCGCAGACGACAGCTACCTTGATGAACTGCTGCAGTCCTATAAAAATCAGATCGGCCTGCTTCGTGACCAGCTCGAAGACATGCGCGAACAACTGGCACGGCGTGACCGGCAGATTGACGATCTGATGCGAATGATGGTGGGTTTACAGTTAGAGTATAAACCAATGCCGCTCGCCCCGGATGAGCAACCTCAGGACGACCGCCTGTCCGCAGACCGTCCGTCTGATCTGTACGAAGCCATCGTGCTGCCTGCCGATTTCACATCTCTGCACACAGCTACCCCAGCGTCTCCCCCGCCGGATCGACAGGAAGTATGGCATCCCAAAAAAACGTTCAGCCGTGAACAGCTGGCTGCTTCGGTGCAACGACTCCGGCAAAAGGGGAAAAGCTATGAAGAGATCGCCCGGGCCCTTGATCAGATCCAGGCGGCCCCCCCTTCGGGCCGGCTCGAATGGAGCGCCTCCGAAGTACAGTCCCTCTTACCCCCCCTGGTGGACAACACGCTCGCCATGGACTGA
- a CDS encoding precorrin-8X methylmutase, with translation MVTLQPIAPQDIEAESFRIIEHELGTTDCTPEEFAVVRRIIHATGDFSFAETLRFHPQAISAGLAAIRSGKNILVDVNMAASGVSTGLLARFGGRVICRIAEAETAAMAKANTTTRSDAAISRSVADNIGIVAVGNAPTALLKVMELIDQGLFNPDLVIGVPVGFVNAAESKEILVRQPYPFITTLGRKGGTPVAVAAVNALLRLA, from the coding sequence ATGGTCACACTACAACCAATTGCTCCGCAAGACATTGAGGCTGAAAGTTTTCGCATCATTGAACATGAACTCGGCACCACTGACTGTACACCGGAGGAGTTTGCCGTGGTCCGACGCATCATCCATGCGACCGGTGATTTCAGTTTTGCCGAAACCCTTCGTTTTCATCCCCAGGCCATCAGTGCCGGCCTTGCCGCCATCCGCAGCGGAAAGAACATCCTGGTTGATGTCAACATGGCGGCCAGCGGCGTTTCCACAGGCCTGCTCGCCCGTTTCGGAGGCCGGGTCATCTGCCGGATAGCAGAGGCCGAGACCGCAGCCATGGCCAAAGCCAACACCACCACCCGTTCCGATGCCGCCATAAGCCGGAGTGTGGCCGACAACATCGGCATTGTTGCCGTGGGCAATGCCCCCACCGCACTGCTCAAGGTCATGGAGCTGATCGATCAGGGTCTGTTCAATCCGGATCTGGTGATCGGTGTGCCGGTCGGCTTTGTCAATGCCGCCGAATCCAAGGAGATCCTGGTCCGGCAGCCTTATCCGTTCATCACGACCCTGGGCCGTAAAGGCGGTACACCGGTGGCGGTTGCCGCCGTCAACGCCCTCCTGCGGCTTGCCTGA
- a CDS encoding pyridoxal phosphate-dependent decarboxylase family protein — MEQDAIFERLLQIITNYRQQRTTDCFVDYLEPDELRQRLRLEEDRGRGDWDALFSWVEAYLAYAVKTTHPGYVNRMWAGANLPSVIGEIIVACTNTSACTYETAPVSTLMEKYMLTTMLRLVGFEQGCGQMTTGSSNANMIAMMAARNTALPDIKNKGLSGGPPLFAFVNADAHYSMDRAANILGIGTDQLRKVAVDEHGRMDTVSLERQLADVQARGGLPFFVAATAGTTVRGAYDRVEPLLALRRKYGFWLHVDGAWGGAVIFSDELRRRFLPDLEQADSFTLDFHKMLGTALMCNVLLFNRHQDVLRRVCSAGDESYIFHGGENGEIRDLGTLSLQCGRRVDSLKWFLDWKFYGQAGFAERVEHYLDLCRYAEQQIKRLPELEMAVPRESFNVCFRFRTPNGTPAALFNQNLREQMHHSKRALIGTGFVNGELVLRLLITNVNVDKPEIDRFLTAVIETGRELLQQKNSLQHNNTARRP; from the coding sequence ATGGAACAAGACGCCATCTTTGAGCGACTGCTGCAAATCATCACCAATTACCGGCAACAACGAACCACCGACTGCTTTGTCGACTACCTGGAGCCCGACGAACTTCGGCAACGACTCCGACTTGAGGAGGATCGCGGTCGTGGAGACTGGGACGCTCTGTTTTCCTGGGTTGAGGCCTATCTGGCGTATGCTGTAAAAACCACGCATCCCGGCTATGTCAACCGTATGTGGGCCGGCGCCAACCTCCCTTCAGTCATCGGGGAGATCATTGTCGCCTGCACGAACACCTCGGCCTGCACGTACGAAACTGCGCCGGTGTCCACCCTGATGGAAAAGTACATGCTTACCACCATGCTCAGACTGGTCGGCTTTGAGCAGGGGTGCGGCCAGATGACCACCGGTTCGAGCAATGCCAATATGATTGCCATGATGGCCGCCCGCAATACCGCTCTGCCGGACATCAAAAACAAGGGACTGTCCGGCGGACCGCCGCTGTTTGCCTTTGTCAATGCAGATGCGCACTACTCCATGGACCGGGCCGCCAACATTCTCGGAATCGGCACTGATCAGCTGCGTAAAGTCGCTGTGGATGAGCACGGCCGCATGGATACAGTCTCCCTGGAAAGGCAGCTTGCCGATGTTCAGGCTCGGGGCGGCCTGCCGTTTTTCGTGGCCGCCACCGCCGGAACCACGGTCCGCGGTGCGTACGATCGTGTTGAACCTCTGCTGGCGTTACGCCGGAAGTACGGTTTCTGGCTGCATGTTGACGGTGCCTGGGGCGGAGCGGTGATCTTCAGTGACGAACTTCGCCGCCGATTCCTGCCGGATCTTGAACAGGCGGACTCCTTCACCCTCGACTTTCACAAGATGCTGGGCACGGCGCTGATGTGCAATGTACTGCTGTTTAATCGGCATCAGGATGTCTTGCGCAGGGTGTGCAGTGCCGGTGACGAAAGTTACATCTTCCACGGCGGGGAAAACGGCGAAATCAGAGATCTCGGTACCCTGTCCCTGCAGTGCGGTCGCCGTGTTGACAGTCTGAAGTGGTTCCTTGACTGGAAATTTTATGGTCAGGCCGGATTTGCAGAACGCGTCGAGCACTACCTCGATCTCTGCCGGTATGCGGAACAGCAGATTAAACGCTTGCCGGAACTTGAGATGGCGGTCCCCAGAGAATCGTTTAACGTCTGTTTTCGATTCCGCACCCCGAACGGCACTCCGGCAGCCCTGTTCAATCAGAATTTGCGCGAGCAGATGCATCACAGCAAACGCGCCCTGATCGGTACCGGCTTTGTCAACGGTGAACTCGTGCTCCGGCTGTTGATCACAAACGTCAATGTCGACAAGCCTGAAATCGACCGGTTCCTCACCGCTGTGATCGAAACCGGACGAGAACTGCTCCAGCAAAAAAACAGTCTCCAGCACAACAATACAGCGAGGCGGCCATGA